The following proteins are co-located in the Leptodactylus fuscus isolate aLepFus1 chromosome 8, aLepFus1.hap2, whole genome shotgun sequence genome:
- the EEF1B2 gene encoding elongation factor 1-beta, which produces MGFGDLKSAAGLKVLNEFLADKSYIEGYVPSQADIAVFEALSGAPPADLFHALRWYNHIKSYEKQKASLPGVKKPLGKYGPVNIEDTTDSAAKNAKDDDDDDIDLFGSDDEEENEEAKRIREERLAQYESKKSKKPALIAKSSILLDVKPWDDETDMAKLEECVRSIQMEGLVWGGSKLVPVGYGIKKLQIQCVVEDDKVGTDVLEEKITAFEDFVQSMDVAAFNKI; this is translated from the exons ATGGGTTTCGGAGATCTCAAGTCCGCCGCCGGCCTGAAGGTCCTCAACGAGTTCCTGGCCGACAAGAGCTACATCGAGGG GTACGTACCCTCCCAGGCTGACATTGCGGTCTTTGAAGCCCTCTCTGGTGCTCCCCCTGCCGATCTCTTCCATGCACTTCGCTGGTACAACCACATTAAGTCTTATGAAAAGCAAAAAGCCAG CCTCCCCGGAGTAAAGAAACCCTTGGGAAAATATGGCCCAGTGAATATTGAAGACACAACAGACAGTGCTGCTAAGAATGCTAAAGATGACGATGATGACGACATTGACTTATTTGGCTCAGATGATGAGGAG GAAAATGAAGAAGCCAAGAGAATCAGAGAAGAGCGATTGGCACAGTATGAATCAAAGAAATCAAAGA AACCAGCACTTATTGCTAAATCTTCCATCCTGCTTGATGTGAAGCCATGGGATGACGAAACAGATATGGCAAAGCTAGAAGAATGCGTCCGAAGCATCCAGATGGAAGGTTTAGTTTGGGGAGGAT CCAAGCTTGTTCCAGTTGGCTATGGCATCAAGAAGCTGCAAATCCAGTGTGTTGTGGAAGATGACAAAGTTGGCACAGATGTCCTGGAGGAGAAGATCACAGCATTTGAAGACTTTGTACAGTCCATGGATGTTGCTGCATTCAACAAGATCTAA
- the CMKLR2 gene encoding chemerin-like receptor 2, with translation MNLTMNDSAVDYLYNYEYDYDDLEDLSHNEKQTHALHVVTVVIYSLAFLLGVPGNVMVIWFTGFKWKKTVSTIWFLNLAIADFIFVLFLPLHITYVASDFHWPFGKLLCKLNSFIAILNMFASVFFLTVICLDRYMTLVWPSISQRLRTMKMSGVVSGFVWLLAMFIASPSLYFRDTEMKRSTVICFNHFHETDYSIIQKIHTSLTLVKFFIGYLFPLLTMVTCYTILSIQMKRRSTQTNNKFFWMVLAIVVAFFLCWTPYHIFSLLELHIHHSDAYSDWLRIGIPISTSLAFVNSCINPILYVLISKAFRSHLEASVAEIFKNTIRDISQTGIKSDDVVLTENNYTLCEIMS, from the coding sequence ATGAACCTGACAATGAATGACTCCGCGGTCGACTACCTGTACAACTATGAATACGACTATGACGATTTGGAAGACCTCTCTCACAATGAAAAACAAACTCACGCCCTCCATGTGGTCACTGTTGTTATTTACTCGCTGGCGTTTCTTCTGGGCGTACCAGGCAATGTCATGGTTATCTGGTTCACTGGATTTAAATGGAAGAAAACCGTAAGCACTATATGGTTTCTCAATCTGGCCATTGCTGATTTTATCTTTGTATTGTTTCTGCCGCTGCACATCACTTATGTGGCTTCTGACTTCCATTGGCCGTTTGGGAAGCTGCTTTGCAAACTGAATAGTTTCATTGCTATTCTTAACATGTTCGCTAGTGTATTCTTTCTAACAGTAATTTGCCTGGACCGATACATGACGTTGGTCTGGCCAAGTATTTCCCAGAGACTTCGGACAATGAAGATGTCTGGAGTTGTAAGTGGCTTTGTGTGGTTGCTAGCTATGTTTATTGCAAGCCCTTCCTTGTACTTCAGAGACACAGAGATGAAAAGGTCTACTGTCATATGCTTCAACCATTTCCATGAAACCGATTATTCCATTATCCAGAAGATCCATACCTCGCTGACGCTGGTCAAGTTCTTCATTGGTTATCTCTTCCCTTTGCTAACTATGGTTACATGTTATACCATCCTCTCCATCCAAATGAAGAGAAGAAGCACACAGACAAACAATAAATTCTTCTGGATGGTCCTGGCTATTGTGGTGGCCTTTTTCCTTTGTTGGACTCCGTACCACATATTTAGCTTATTGGAATTGCACATTCACCACAGTGACGCATATAGTGACTGGCTTAGGATTGGAATCCCCATTTCTACTAGCCTGGCCTTTGTTAACAGTTGTATAAACCCTATCCTTTATGTTCTCATAAGCAAAGCATTCCGCTCACATTTAGAGGCCTCAGTGGCGGAGATATTTAAGAACACAATACGAGATATCAGTCAGACAGGCATTAAAAGTGATGACGTGGTGCTCACAGAGAACAACTACACACTCTGTGAAATAATGTCTTAA
- the NDUFS1 gene encoding NADH-ubiquinone oxidoreductase 75 kDa subunit, mitochondrial — MLLFPAVRRALTSATINNVRTTSTAASNLLEVFVDGKPVMVEPGTTVLQACEKVGVQIPRFCYHERLSVAGNCRMCLVEIEKAPKPVAACAMPVMKGWNILTNSEKSRKAREGVMEFLLANHPLDCPICDQGGECDLQDQSMMFGSDRSRFTEGKRAVEDKNLGPLVKTIMTRCIQCTRCIRFASEVAGVDDLGTTGRGNDMQVGTYIEKMFMSELSGNIIDLCPVGALTSKPYAFTARPWETRKTESIDVLDALGSNIVVSTRGGEVMRILPKMHEDINEEWISDKTRFAYDGLKRQRLTQPMIKDDKGYLVPASWEDVLTKVAGVLQSVQGKDIAAIAGGLVDAESLVALKDLLNRLNSDNLCTEEVFPNSGAGTDLRSNYLLNSRIAGVEEADVLLLIGTNPRYEAPLFNARIRKSWLHNDLQVAVVGSPVDLTYTYDHLGDSPQIIKDIASGKHPFSKVLSQAKKPMIVVGSSALQRKDGPAIHAAVSSLAQNVRSSSGVPENWKVLNILHRVASQVAALDLGYKPGVDAIRKNPPKVLFLLGADAGCITRQDLPKGAFIIYQGHHGDVGAPMADVIFPGAAYTEKSATYVNTEGRSQITHVAVSPPGMAREDWKILRALSELAGLTLPYDDIDAVRNRLHEVSPNLVRYDDVEEANYFKQAAELSQLANQQLLADPLVAPQLSIKDFYMTDSITRASQTMAKCVKAVTEGAQAIEEPSIC; from the exons ATGCTGCTTTTCCCCGCTGTTCGCAGGGCTCTAACAAGTGCCACCATAAACAATG TCCGAACAACAAGCACCGCTGCAAGCAATCTGTTGGAAGTCTTTGTGGATGGCAAACCAGTGATGGTTGAGCCTGGCACCACAGTGCTGCAG GCCTGTGAGAAGGTGGGAGTACAGATACCTCGCTTCTGTTACCATGAACGGTTGTCAGTAGCTGGAAACTGTCGTATGTGTCTTGTGGAAATAGAGAAAGCCCCCAAG CCTGTAGCTGCTTGTGCTATGCCGGTCATGAAAGGCTGGAATATCTTGACAAATTCAGAGAAAAGCAGGAAAGCAAG AGAGGGGGTGATGGAGTTCTTGCTGGCAAACCACCCTTTGGATTGTCCTATTTGTGATCAAGGAGGAGAATGTGATTTGCAG GATCAGTCAATGATGTTTGGTAGTGATAGGAGCAGGTTTACAGAAGGAAAACGTGCAGTGGAGGACAAAAACCTTGGCCCCTTGGTTAAGACCATCATGACCCGCTGCATTCAGTGCACCAGATGTATTCG atTTGCCAGTGAGGTTGCTGGTGTTGATGACCTTGGAACTACTGGTAGAGGAAATGACATGCAAGTTGGCACTTACATAGAAAAAATGTTTATGTCCGAGTTGTCTGGTAACATCATAGACTTGTGTCCTGTTGGAGCATTAACTTCCAAACCTTATGCATTCACTGCTCGACCCTGGGAAACTAG GAAAACCGAATCCATCGATGTCCTGGACGCTCTGGGTAGTAACATTGTGGTCAGCACGAGAGGTGGAGAAGTAATGAGAATATTGCCTAAAATGCATGAGGATATTAATGAGGAATGGATTTCTGATAAAACCAG ATTTGCCTATGATGGTCTGAAGCGTCAAAGACTTACCCAACCAATGATCAAGGATGATAAAGGTTATCTGGTTCCGGCTTCCTGGGAAGATGTTCTGACTAAGGTGGCTGGAGTG TTGCAAAGTGTCCAGGGCAAAGATATAGCAGCTATTGCTGGTGGCTTGGTGGATGCTGAGTCACTTGTTGCTCTTAAAGATTTGCTGAACCGTCTGAATTCAGATAACCTGTGTACTGAAGAAGTTTTCCCTAACTCTGGAGCTGG CACAGACCTGCGGTCAAATTACCTGCTGAATTCAAGGATTGCTGGTGTGGAAGAGGCTGATGTTTTACTGCTTATTGGTACCAATCCTCGATATGAAGCTCCACTATTTAATGCAAGAATTCGCAAGAG CTGGCTTCACAATGACCTCCAGGTAGCTGTAGTAGGAAGTCCTGTTGATCTGACCTACACTTATGATCATTTGGGAGACTCCCCTCAGATAATCAAGGATATTGCAAGTGGAAAGCATCCGTTCAGTAAG GTTCTTAGCCAGGCCAAAAAGCCCATGATTGTGGTAGGCAGCAGTGCCTTGCAACGCAAAGATGGGCCagctatccatgctgctgtatctTCTCTTGCACAAAATGTCAGGAGCAGTAGCGGAGTCCCTGAGAACTGGAAGGTTCTGAATATTCTGCACAG AGTGGCCAGTCAAGTTGCTGCCCTAGATCTGGGCTATAAACCAGGGGTGGATGCCATACGCAAAAATCCTCCAAAAGTTCTCTTCCTCCTTGGTGCAGATGCCGGCTGCATCACTCGTCAGGACTTGCCAAAAGGCGCCTTTATTATCTACCAAG GTCACCATGGAGATGTTGGAGCTCCTATGGCGGATGTGATATTTCCAGGAGCAGCTTATACAGAAAAGTCGGCTACCTATGTCAACACAGAAGGCAGATCACAGATAACACATGTTGCAGTGAGTCCTCCTGGGATGGCAAGAGAAGACTGGAAAATCCTTCGTGCCCTGTCAGAG TTAGCTGGCCTTACACTCCCATACGACGACATTGATGCTGTGAGGAATAGATTACATGAAGTGTCACCAAACTTGGTGCGATATGATGATGTGGAAGAAGCAAACTACTTCAAGCAAGCAGCCGAGCTCTCGCAG CTTGCAAACCAACAGCTCCTTGCTGATCCATTGGTTGCTCCTCAGCTGTCCATTAAGGATTTCTATATGACAG ATTCAATAACGCGTGCATCACAGACTATGGCCAAGTGTGTAAAAGCTGTGACTGAAGGAGCACAAGCGATAGAAGAACCTTCCATCTGCTAA